Sequence from the Natronomonas marina genome:
TGCCGGAGCCAGGTACAGGACGTGGCCGCCCGTTACGAGGAGTTCGAGGCCGAGGACGCCGTCGTCGCGGCGGTACTCCCGGAACCCGACGACCGCGCGGCCGACTGGCAGGACAGCTACGACCTCCCGTTCCCGCTTTTGGCCGACGCCTCGAAGGCCGTCAGCGACGAGTACGACCAGCCGACCCGGTTCGGTGCCCTGGGGTCGCTGCACGACCTCGTCGGCCGGATGCCGAAGGCGGTCGTCTTCGACGCCCGCTCCGGAACCCCGGAGGTCGCCGCCGTCGACGAGGGGTCGACGCCCGCCGACCGGCCGGACGTCGAGGCGTTCCTCGCGGCCGTCCGGGACCTCGACTCGGCCGCGCTGTGAGACCCGCCGGGGAATCGGATGGAAAGGCCCTTGCGGTTCGCTCCGTCTATTGTCCGCACGAGACGTGACGGGACAGCAACCAGGAGGTCGCGACGCGGGGGCGTCGTCCTCGCCGGCAGTGTCCCGGTTGCGTGCGTGGATGAGTGACTGACCGTGGCCGACTACCTCACCGTCGTCGCCGTCGCCTTCGTCGCCCAGCTGGCGGTCCTGCCGGGCGAGAAGGTGCAGTTCATCATCGCCGGGCTGTCGACCCGGTATCACCCGCTCGGGGTAGTCGCCGCGGCCGGCGCGGCCTTCGCCGGCTGGACGGCGCTCGAAATCTGGCTCGGCAGCGCGCTCCGGTCGGCGTTCCCGACGGTCGTCCTCGACGCGGTCACCGCCGGGCTGTTTCTGGTCTTCGCGGTCCTGCTCGCGCGGTCGGCGCCGGCGTCCGACCGGGAGGTGCCGACCGAGACGGACGGCGGTCGCCTGGCCGTCGACGACGTCCGCGTCCCCGTCGTCGACCGGACGGTCCCGGACGCCCTCGGCGGCTATCTGCCCATCTTCGTACTCATGGCTGTCGGCGAGGTCGGCGACAAGACCCAGCTCGTCACCATCGGGCTGGCCGCACAGTACGGCGCAACCTCGGCTATCTGGGTCGGCGAGATGGCCGCCATCGTCCCCGTCAGCCTCCTGAACGCGTACTTCTTCCACCGGTTCGCCCACCTCTTCGAGATGCGGACGGCCCACTTCGTCGCCGCCGGTCTCTTCGCGTTCTTCGGGCTGGACACCGTGCTGGCGATACTGACCGGCTTCTCGGTGTGGGAGACGGTCGTCGAGACGGTCGCGGAGTTGCTCGTCGCGCTCGCGTAGGGTCGAAACGCCCCGTCGTCGGTGACGGCGGCACGGTGTGCGGCTACCGGGGGTCGCACCACGGCGCCGACGCGATGACGGAACCGATACGGGTTCCCGTCGAGATGGAACTGGGCGTCCGCGAGGTGCCCGACCGCCACCGGGCTACGGCGCGTAGGTTCCCTCGAGCGTCGCCTTCTCGACGATGTGGCCGGTGACGGCGTCGGCGACGTCGTCCCGGGTGGCCGACGGCGGCAGGCCCAACTCGGCGTCCAGCGCGTACAGCCGGAACCGGTAGGTGTGCTCGCCGTCGGGCGGGTTCGGGCCGCCGTAGCCCTGCTCGCCGTAGTCGTTCTGCCCCTCGACGGCACCCTCGGCGTCCCAGTCCTCGGGAATCTCCTCGGTGTCGGGCGGGACGTCCCACACGAGCCAGTGGTCCCAGATGTGACCCGCCGGTTCGACGGCGTCGGGGTCGTCGACGAGCAAAAGGAGCGACACCGTGCCGTCGGGGACGCCCGCGATGGACAGCGGGGGATTGACGTTCTCGGCCGTGTAGCCGTACCTGTCGGGAATCGGTCCGCCGTCGTCGAACGCTGGACTGGAGATGGTGAGTTCTGTCATGGGTGTCGGGACCCCTGTCCCGTTCGTAGTTCGGACCGTGACACAAAAGCGTGGGTGGTGGTCCCGGCCGGGCGCGGAGGGACGGGTTTTTGCGCCCCGGCGCCGGAGAACCGATGGTGGCGATGACGAGCGATTACCCCCGCTGAGCCCCTTGTGATGAGGGATTCATCCGAGCCACCGCTCGACTCGACCGCCAGTGGCCACGCCGTCGGCGCGTTCGAGAGTGGGTTCAGAAGAACTTGAACAGGTCGTCCCGCTGCTGCTCGTGGAGGTGGTGTCGGACGGCCTCGTTCAGCGGGTCGATACTGCCGCGTTTCGCGGAGACGGGCGCCAGAACGTGGTCGAACTGCTGCCAGGGCGGGTAGAGACCGAGGCGCTCGGCGAGTTCGTTCAGGCGCTCGTCGCGGTCGTCGACCTTGTCCATCTTGTTGACGGCGACGACGGCCGGCACCCCGACCTCCTGCAGGAAGCCGAACATCTCGACGTCGTGGGGGATTTCGTCGGGGCCGGAGTGGCGGTCGATGATGTCGACGGCGGCCTTCCCGTCGACGACGAGGATGCCGACGAGGATGTTCTCGGCGTACTCCTCGACGTAGCGGACGACGTCGGTCTTGATGCGCTCGCGGACGTCCTCGGGGACGCCGGCCATGAAGCCGAAGCCGGGCAGGTCGGTGACGACGAAATCCTCGGCGGCCCAGTCGAAGTGGTTCGGTTCCGTCGTGACGCCGGGGCTGCCGCCGGTCGCAAACGAGTCGTGGCCGGTGATCTCGCGCATCAACGTCGACTTCCCGACGTTGGACCGCCCGACCAGCACGATTTCGGCGTCGCGGTCCGGGCGCGTGTCGAACATACCGTCGGTTGGCCGCTGGCGCTGATAAGGCGACCGGTCCCGTCGCCGGTCGGTAGCGTTATCGGTGCGGGGTTCGACCCTCGGGCGTGCGACTCGTTCAGGTGACCATCCCCGCCGGCAAGCGGGAGGCGGTACTGGACCTCCTCGACGAGGAGGGCATCGACTACGTCGTCACCGACGAGACGAGCGGCCGGGAGTACACCGCGGTCGCGTACTTCCCGCTGCCGACCAACGCCGTCGAGCCGATACTGGAGGCCCTCCGGGAGGCCGGCCTCGAACGGGAGGCCTACACCGTCGTCGTGAGCGCGGAGACGGTCGCCTCCGAGAAGTTCGAGGCGCTCCAGGAGGAGTACGCCGAGCGCGAGGAGAGCGAGGAGCGCATCGCCCGCCAGGAACTGGAGGCCCGTGCCAACGACCTCGCGCCGTCGCTGCCGACGTACCTCGTGATGACGGTGGTGTCGGCGGTCATCGCGACGGCCGGTCTCCTGCTGGACTCGCCGGCGACCGTGGTCGGGTCGATGGTCATCGCGCCGCTCATCGGGCCCGCGATGTCGGCGGCGGTCGGCAGCGTCGTCGACGACGCCGAGATGTTCCGCCGCGGGGTCGTCCTGCAGGCGCTCGGCGTCACGCTCGCCGTTGCCGCGGCGACGGCCTTCGCCATCCTCGTGCAGGCGACGAACCTCGTCCCGCCGGGGCTTGACCCGCTGGCGCTGTCGGAGGTCGAGGAACGGCTCTCGCCGAACTTCCTGTCGCTCGCGGTCGCCATCGGCGCGGGCGTCGCCGGCGCAATCAGCCTCACGACGGGCGTCTCGACGGCGCTGGTCGGCGTCATGATAGCCGTGGCGCTCATCCCGCCGGCCGCGACGGTCGGTATCGGCATCGCCTACGGCGAACCGGCGCTGGCGCTCGGGTCGGTCGTCCTCGTCGCGGTGAACGTCCTCTCGATCAACCTCGCCGCCCTGGTCGTCCTGTGGTACTCGGGGTACCGCCCGGAGCAGTTCTTCCGGCAGGACGAAGCCCGCGTGGCGACGCTCAAGCGAGTGGCCGTCCTCGTGGCCGCCATCGCGGTGCTGTCGCTGTTCCTCGGCGGCGTCACCTACGACTCCTACCGGACGGCCCAGACCGAACAGGAGATACGCGGCGCGGTCGTCGCCGAGTTGAACGGCTCGGCCTACCAGGCGTACGAACTCATCGAAATCGAGGTCAGCAACGAGGCCCAGCGGGTGCTCTTCCGGCAGCCGCGGAACGTCACCGTCACCGTCGGCGTCCCGCCCGACGCCCCCCGTCCCGGGCTAGCCGACCCCATCGAGCAGCGCCTCGCGGCCCGCCACGAAGTGAACGTCACCGTCGACGTGCTCTACCTCGAAATCGAGCGGAGCGGGTAGGCTCAAACGGCCGTTTGAGCTTACGTCGTTTATAAGCGCTATCCGGTCGTCCACCGTCACGTATGCAGCGAGACAGACTCCCCATCCTGGTCGTCGTCGCGGCGCTGCTGGCCGCGACGCTGGCCGGGGCCGCCCTGGTGGCGCCGACCGGCGCCCAGGACCCCGACGCGAACGCCGACCGGACCATCTCCGTCGACGCGACCGGCGACGCCGACGCCGCCCCCGACGAGGCCGTCGTCAGGGTCGCCGCGACCGCCGCGGGCGACGACCCCGGCGCCGTCCGGGACAACCTCTCGGCGAACGCCGACGCGCTCCGTTCGGAACTGGCCGCCGCCGGCGTCAACGAGAGCAACTACGAGACCGAGGAGTACCGCATCCAGGAGTACCGACGGCCGCCCGAGGAGGGCGGCGAGACCCCCGACTACCGGGGCATCCACGGCTTCGTCGTCACACTCGACGACCCCCAGAAGGCGGGTGACGTCGTCGACGCCGCCGCGAACGCCGGCGCCGAAATCCAGGTCGTCCGGTTCACCCTCTCGGAGGAGCGCCGCACCGAACTCCGCGAGCGGGCAATCGAGAACGCGATGGACGACGCGCGAGCGCAGGCCGTCACCATCGCCGACAACGGCGACCTGCAGGTGACGAGCGTCGCCCGCGTCGACGCCTCCCAGCAGCAGTACCGCCCCGTCGCCTACGAGTCGGCCGCTCCCCGCGCGGCCGACGCCGGCGGTGCCGACACGTCCGTCGAGACCGGCGAGGTCTCGGTCAGCTACCAGGTGCGCGTGACCTACAACGCGACCCGCGCCTGAACCTCCGACGTTCGGTTTCGCTTCGTTTTCACCCGATTACCTACCCGGGATAGCCGTGAGACCCGGCGTGCGAACGTACCGCCGTAGATTCTACCGGATTGCGTTGATGTTCACGGAGCGCTGCTGAATAGAGGGCGCGTATGCAGTATAAGTTCTCCCGATTGATCTCCCGCACTCGCCCCCACACCTATATTCATAAGCCCGATAAATTGTCGTATATGAAC
This genomic interval carries:
- a CDS encoding redoxin domain-containing protein, whose amino-acid sequence is MSTSAHDFELSNVAAGPDPFRLSEVASDEGVDAVVLLFQRDYHCTKCRSQVQDVAARYEEFEAEDAVVAAVLPEPDDRAADWQDSYDLPFPLLADASKAVSDEYDQPTRFGALGSLHDLVGRMPKAVVFDARSGTPEVAAVDEGSTPADRPDVEAFLAAVRDLDSAAL
- a CDS encoding TMEM165/GDT1 family protein; this encodes MADYLTVVAVAFVAQLAVLPGEKVQFIIAGLSTRYHPLGVVAAAGAAFAGWTALEIWLGSALRSAFPTVVLDAVTAGLFLVFAVLLARSAPASDREVPTETDGGRLAVDDVRVPVVDRTVPDALGGYLPIFVLMAVGEVGDKTQLVTIGLAAQYGATSAIWVGEMAAIVPVSLLNAYFFHRFAHLFEMRTAHFVAAGLFAFFGLDTVLAILTGFSVWETVVETVAELLVALA
- a CDS encoding YbhB/YbcL family Raf kinase inhibitor-like protein, which encodes MTELTISSPAFDDGGPIPDRYGYTAENVNPPLSIAGVPDGTVSLLLLVDDPDAVEPAGHIWDHWLVWDVPPDTEEIPEDWDAEGAVEGQNDYGEQGYGGPNPPDGEHTYRFRLYALDAELGLPPSATRDDVADAVTGHIVEKATLEGTYAP
- the engB gene encoding GTP-binding protein EngB; translated protein: MFDTRPDRDAEIVLVGRSNVGKSTLMREITGHDSFATGGSPGVTTEPNHFDWAAEDFVVTDLPGFGFMAGVPEDVRERIKTDVVRYVEEYAENILVGILVVDGKAAVDIIDRHSGPDEIPHDVEMFGFLQEVGVPAVVAVNKMDKVDDRDERLNELAERLGLYPPWQQFDHVLAPVSAKRGSIDPLNEAVRHHLHEQQRDDLFKFF
- a CDS encoding TIGR00341 family protein, whose protein sequence is MRLVQVTIPAGKREAVLDLLDEEGIDYVVTDETSGREYTAVAYFPLPTNAVEPILEALREAGLEREAYTVVVSAETVASEKFEALQEEYAEREESEERIARQELEARANDLAPSLPTYLVMTVVSAVIATAGLLLDSPATVVGSMVIAPLIGPAMSAAVGSVVDDAEMFRRGVVLQALGVTLAVAAATAFAILVQATNLVPPGLDPLALSEVEERLSPNFLSLAVAIGAGVAGAISLTTGVSTALVGVMIAVALIPPAATVGIGIAYGEPALALGSVVLVAVNVLSINLAALVVLWYSGYRPEQFFRQDEARVATLKRVAVLVAAIAVLSLFLGGVTYDSYRTAQTEQEIRGAVVAELNGSAYQAYELIEIEVSNEAQRVLFRQPRNVTVTVGVPPDAPRPGLADPIEQRLAARHEVNVTVDVLYLEIERSG
- a CDS encoding SIMPL domain-containing protein translates to MQRDRLPILVVVAALLAATLAGAALVAPTGAQDPDANADRTISVDATGDADAAPDEAVVRVAATAAGDDPGAVRDNLSANADALRSELAAAGVNESNYETEEYRIQEYRRPPEEGGETPDYRGIHGFVVTLDDPQKAGDVVDAAANAGAEIQVVRFTLSEERRTELRERAIENAMDDARAQAVTIADNGDLQVTSVARVDASQQQYRPVAYESAAPRAADAGGADTSVETGEVSVSYQVRVTYNATRA